Proteins from one Aspergillus nidulans FGSC A4 chromosome VIII genomic window:
- a CDS encoding putative nucleosome remodeling complex ATPase subunit (Snf2h) (transcript_id=CADANIAT00002546) yields MIYWRNNGIGGILADDMGLGKTLQALSLFQYVKDNERADSKFLVVCPLSVLNTWMSEISRWTTGLRPMAYHGGSEERENLRTCFRQQGAEPWNIVVTTYETLCSDLWFFQKTLWAHVVLDEGHRIKNSRSKRTQGVYRLRSENRIVLTGTPIQNDLTELWSILHWLYPDVFVPATAKLFENAFSLTDGKFDSIFLSHITRFLKVVMLRRTKCDSQIGLDLPPKKETVFSVPLTELQLGWYRTILTGVDESILLGSIEQEKSQSNVVPMTDSIVESMTAAWETNKATNTKRRSHITTNTLMELRKCSIHPYLLADALPKEYNIGQHIVDASCKFIVLQKMIRQYVGLENKKVIIFSGFDQTLDLCEDLLEMEKAQFSFKYGRLDGSTSSAWRNLSVFLFQNDPRYMVFLLSTRAGGEGLNLVSSSIVIFLDDDWNPQVMRQAESRVHRIGQTQPVQIFRIHAKGTVEDQMRRRMDKKAYLADKVMGEFGNNITHHTDLEETTEDEICLIPSRPIIPRSFDAKDLVNSDFHSIMSSYALDEVSIQGMSHAEKRAWLARSERVKTNIFNGVMVETKYRRFSVYDETVLSISKASRRIGKSRVVTVGEWKVSKESMEMATPVSPTFPKQGVGDKACKMNEAPALPEDFYSAV; encoded by the exons ATGATATATTGGCGCAACAACGGAATAGGCGGTATACTTGCCGATGATATGGGCCTGGGCAAAACTCTCCAGgccctttctctcttccagtaCGTCAAGGACAATGAAAGAGCAGACAGTAAGTTCCTGGTTGTATGCCCATTGAGTGTTTTGAACACTTGGATGTCCGAGATCTCTAGGTGGACGACTGGGCTCAGGCCAATGGCATACCATGGAGGCagtgaagaaagagaaaaccTGCGCACATGCTTCAGACAACAGGGGGCCGAGCCTTGGAATATTGTTGTAACGACCTATGAGACACTTTGCAGTGATCTCTGGTTCTTTCAGAAGACACTTTGGGCACATGTGGTCCTCGACGAGGGCCACCGCATAAAGAACAGCAGGTCTAAGCGAACGCAGGGAGTTTACAGACTTCGTTCAGAGAATAGGATTGTGCTTACAGG CACACCTATTCAAAACGATCTAACTGAACTGTGGTCTATTTTACATTGGCTGTACCCGGATGTTTTCGTGCCAGCCACGGCCAAGCTTTTCGAAAACGCGTTTTCCTTGACAGACGGAAAGTTTGACAGCATATTTCTCAGCCACATTACCCGCTTCCTAAAAGTTGTAATGCTACGCCGAACCAAATGTGATTCTCAGATCGGGCTGGATTTACCACCGAAGAAAGAGACTGTGTTTTCGGTGCCACTCACCGAGTTGCAACTGGGTTGGTATCGCACGATACTCACAGGTGTGGATGAATCGATTTTGTTGGGTAGCATTGAGCAGGAAAAGTCTCAGTCCAACGTTGTCCCAATGACGGATAGCATCGTCGAGTCGATGACGGCGGCTTGGGAGACGAACAAAGCAACTAATACTAAGAGACGAAGTCACATAACGACCAATACGCTGATGGAGCTGCGTAAA TGCTCGATACACCCGTATCTCCTCGCAGACGCTCTTCCCAAGGAGTATAATATCGGTCAGCATATTGTCGATGCCTCATGCAAGTTCATTGTTCTCCAGAAAATGATCCGGCAGTATGTTGGATTAGAGAACAAGaaagtcatcatcttctcggGATTTGACCAAACCCTCGACCTGTGCGAAGACCTCCTGGAAATGGAAAAGGCACAGTTTTCATTCAAGTACGGTCGTTTAGACGGGAGCACATCCTCCGCATGGAGAAATCTTTCGgtttttctcttccagaatgaTCCCCGGTATATGGTGTTCTTGCTTTCGACCCGGGCCGGAGGCGAAGGTCTCAACCTTGTCAGCTCATCCATAGTCATTTTTCTGGATGATGATTGGAACCCTCAGGTAATGCGGCAAGCCGAATCGAGGGTTCATCGCATCGGCCAGACACAGCCCGTACAAATATTCAGGATACACGCCAAGGGAACAGTAGAAGACCAAATGCGCCGGCGTATGGATAAGAAGGCCTACTTAGCAGACAAGGTCATGGGAGAGTTTGGAAACAACATAACCCACCATACGGATCTGGAGGAGACCACTGAGGATGAGATCTGTTTGATACCCAGCAGGCCGATCATCCCTAGGTCTTTTGATGCAAAGGACCTAGTAAACTCGGACTTTCATTCCATAATGTCCTCCTACGCTCTTGATGAAGTCAGCATACAGGGGATGTCTCATGCGGAAAAGAGAGCATGGCTTGCACGTTCGGAACGGGTAAAGACAAACATCTTCAACGGTGTCATGGTGGAAACAAAGTATAGGCGTTTTTCTGTTTATGATGAAACAGtcctcagcatctccaaaGCATCTCGTCGGATCGGAAAGTCTCGTGTCGTCACAGTTGGAGAATGGAAGGTTTCGAAGGAGAGCATGGAAATGGCAACTCCTGTCAGTCCTACCTTTCCGAAGCAAGGGGTTGGGGATAAGGCGTGCAAAATGAACGAAGCT CCAGCGCTGCCGGAAGACTTCTATTCAGCTGTCTGA
- a CDS encoding uncharacterized protein (transcript_id=CADANIAT00002547), producing MKASMASSIGQIDLLPTTDYRLRWGVGDPAIQGSPRCSSRGVADSENPDTATKTQLNYPRSTATDHT from the exons ATGAAAGCATCCATGGCTTCCAGCATCGGACAAATCGACCTGCTACCAACTACCGACTACCGACTTAGGTG GGGAGTGGGGGACCCTGCCATACAAGGGAGCCCTAGATGCTCCTCTAGGGGTGTAGCAGATTCCGAAAATCCGGACACTGCCACCAAGACGCAGCTAAATTACCCGCGGTCAACAGCCACCGACCA